A region of the Bacteroidales bacterium genome:
ATCCCAGCGGGAAACTTGCCCGTCATGCAACCCGGCTGAAAAATCACCTCATCCTTATGCCCGAAGAGGCTAATGATAAAAGTTTAGCCATGACAGGAAGCTATTCATCAATGCTCCTGACGGGCATATTAATAGCTGAAATTGATTTAATCCGGGAGAACGAACAAATTGTCAATACCTTATCAGAAATCAGCCGGCTTTTTATTACTTCAAAACTGGAAATAATTCGTAAAATAGCTGAAGCCGATTTCGACCGGGCCATTTTCCTTGGCTCCGGGCCTTTATATGGTGTGGCAACAGAGTCACATCTCAAACTTCAGGAACTTACTGATGGAAAAGTCATTTGCAAACACGAATCCTTTCTTGGCTTCCGGCACGGACCAAAAGCCGTCACTAACAATAAAGCACTTATCATTTACCTGCTTTCAAACAATAGTTACGTCAGAAAATATGAAATCGACCTGATACAGTCCATGGCCAAAGGGCAGCAGGCCCTTATGGAAGCCGGGGTCAGTGAAACACGTTTTAATGAGCTTCCTTTGGATCATTTCTTATATTTTTCCGAAGATGAAGTTAAACTTACTGATGAGTATTTCTGCATGGCAAGTATATTACCGGCGCAGCTAATTGGTTTTTTTAAATCCTGGAACCTCGGTCTGAGCCCTGATGCCCCATCAACAAGCGGCGCTATTTCACGGGTTGTTGAAGGGGTGAAGATCTATGGCATATAGAATTAAAAATTGAAAATTGAAAATTGAAAATTGAAAATTGAAAACTCAGAACTCAGAACTCCAAAGATTGAAAACATGAGTGCTGGCGAAATACATGGTGAAGTGCCGCTAATGGAGCAGATTCTGCTCAGGATAAAAGACCTGGAAAAAGAAACGGGTATTAAAAGAACGATTTTAGCTGCTTGTCCGAATTCCCGCGCTGTGATCAAAGCTGCACTGCGTTCAGCCAAGCGGTGCAACGCTCCCGTCAAATTTTCCGCAACCCTCAACCAGGTCGATCTGGATGGCGGATATACCGGGTTCACACAACAGGAATTTGTCAACTTCATCCGGCAGGAAGCCCTGGTCATCAACCTCACAGGTCCGGTGATCATAGCCATCGATCACGGCGGGCCCTGGCTGAAAGATAGCCAGCGTCAGGGAAGATGGCCGTACGATGCAGCAATGGCAGCCATTAAAGAATCTTTCGAAGCCGCAATCGATGCGGGTTACCATCTTATACATGTCGATCCGACGATTGATATTAACCTGCATGATAATGAAATAATCAGCATTGAGGTGGTCGCCCAAAGAACTGTCGAGCTGATCGCCCATGCAGAGAATTATCGCCGCAGGAGACATTTGCCCCGTATCTCCTATGAAGTAGGAACAGAGGAAGTCCATGGCGGCCTGGCTAACATGAAAACTTTTACACGTTTCCTCCGGCTCTTGAAAGAAGGTTTATATGAGAAAGCGTTTAACGATACCTGGCCCTGCTTTATCGTCGGAAAAGTCGGGACAGACCTTCATACTACCTTATTCGATCATGAGGTGGCATGGACCCTGGCTAAGATCGCAGCCGATTATAACAGTTACATAAAAGGGCATTATACAGACAATGTCGAAAACCCGGAAGATTATCCGGAATCGGGAATGGGCGCGGCAAACGTAGGTCCTGAATTCACCGAACGGGAATATGACGGGCTGATGGAGCTGGAAGCTTTAGAAGAAAATCTGATCAGGCAGGATAAAATAAAAGATGCAGGACAAATAAAAAAAACTTTGCGGGAAGCAGTTATCGCATCCGGGAGATGGAAAAAATGGCTCCAGGCAGGTGAAAACCAGGAAGATTTTAACTCGCTTGATCCCGGAAGGCAGGAATGGCTTATCAAGACGGGTTGCCGGTATATCTGGGAAAACCCGGAAGTAGTATCTGCCAGGGAAAAATTATATCTGAACCTGAAAAAATCCGGCATTGACGGTGAAGAAATTGTCCTTTCCCATATCGAACATGCAATGGAAAAGTATTTCTTTAAGTTTAACCTTTTCGACCTGAATAAGTACCTTTAAGGTGCTTAATCCCAAAAAATATGAACCTTCTACAAGAATCAGCATGCGAATTTAACGTCCTTGTCGCAGGAGAGCTAAACATCGACCTGATTTTCAATAATATCGAAATGTTCCCTGAAACAGGCAAAGAAGTCCTTGCCGGCCAGATGGTATTGACCCTCGGCAGCAGCTCAGCTATTTTCGCCAGCAACCTGAGTTCGATGGGTTCAAAGGTCGCTTTTGCAGGTATGATCGGACGGGATATTTTCGGTGAACTTGTTTTGAAGTCTTTGGAAGAAAAAAGAGTAAATACGCGTTTCCTGCTGAAGTGTTCTGAATTGAACACAGGAGCTACGGTGGTGATAAACCAGGAGGAAGACCGGGCCATGCTCACTTATCCCGGTGCGATGAATGATTTGTCGGCAGATGATATTTCTGATGAAATGCTCGCTTCCGCAGGCCATTTGCATGTCAGCTCGATATTTCTCCAGCCAGGTTTACGGAAAGGAATAATTGGGCTGATGCAAAGAGCAAAAAGATCAGGCCTCACAACTTCCCTCGACACCCAATGGGACCCGGAGGAAAAATGGGGGCTACCATTGGAAGAGCTGCTGCCACTGGTTGACGTATTCCTGCCCAATATGCAGGAATTCCTGAATCTGAGTCGTTCGGCCGCCCTGACAGAAGGTATTGAAAAAATGGCTTCCCGTTTAAATATCTTAGTGGTGAAAGATGGCAGTAACGGTGCCTATCTTTGGCATAAAGGCCATTTGGTGAACCGGCCCGCTTTCCTGAACCCGGATGTGGCAGATTGCATCGGTGCAGGGGATAGCTTCGATGCCGGTTTCATTCACTGTTTTATCCATGGGGACCCTTTGGAAGATTGTCTCCGGTATGCTACGCTTATGGGGGCTATTAACACAACAAAACCGGGCGGGACAACTGCTTTTACAGATAAGCAGGCTATCCGGCAGATTGCCCGTGATCGCTTTAATATGGAGATATAGACTGATGAAATTACAGGACAAACTGCAATCTTTGAGCCAGGAAAGGAAAGCCATCCTGGCCGTAAACTTTTATAATTTTGAGACCCTCAGCGGCATTTTGCGGGCAGCTGCAAAAGTCAATCAACCCATTATCCTGCAGGTATCAGAGAGCACCATCCGTTACCTGGGTTTAAAAATAGCAAATTCGCTGGCCCGCACAGCCCTGGCCGATTACGGGGTGACCGGCTGGTTGCACCTTGACCATGGCAGTTCGCCGGAAATCGCACGCAAATGTCTTGAAGCGGGCTTTGATTCGGTAATGATCGATGCCAGTGAAAAGCCATTTAATGAAAATGTCAGGATCACCCGGCAGGTCGTTGAGATGTCATCTCAATTTGATGCCAGCGTAGAAGCAGAATTAGGCTATGTTGCCAAGCTTGGCCAGTCGCAGGGAGATAGCAAATATACGCAACCCTCGGAAGCCAGCCGATTCGTTGAGCTGACCGGCGTAAACGCACTGGCGGTGGCTATTGGCACGGCTCACGGTTTCTACAAATCAGCGCCTGAGCTTCAGATCGCACTACTCAAACAGATCCGGCAGGCAACACCTGCTGCCCTGGTTCTGCATGGCAGCTCCGGGATACCGGACGAAATGCTCCGGGAGGCCATCCATGCCGGCATCTCCAAAGTGAACCTTGCTACGGAATCAAAAAATATCTTCATGAAAACTTTGAAAAATGAACTCAGGCAAACTGATGAGATAGACCTCCGTAAAGTATTCCCCGTGGCCATCGAGGCGGTGACAAACCTTATCGGTCAAAAAATTAAAGTTGTTTATTAATCAATGTTTGAAATTATGAAATTTACATATTTTCCCACTCTCCTTGTATGCTTCATTACCCTGGCAGGATCGGCCCAGAACCCAGACACATTGCGCCTGAAGAACTTCCGGCCTGTTTCGATCTATAATATTCCCATTACCAAAGTTGACCAGGCCCGCTTCCCGGTTATCGATATGCACTCCCACGATTATGCAAAGACCGACCAGGACATTCAGACCTGGATCAATAACATGGATAAATTCGGTATTGAAAAGACCATCATCCTTTCCTGTCAAACCGGCCCGGCTTTCGATTCAGTTTTAGCCAAATATGCGGCTTATGGCGACAGGTTTGAAGTATGGTGCGGGTTTGATTATACCGGTTATAACAGCTCCGACTGGCCGGTCAATGCATTGAAAGAACTGGAGCGGTGTCATAAACTAGGGGCGAAAGGCATCGGTGAATTGGGTGACAAGGGATTGGGACTCGTATATTCCAAGCCTACCCCGGCTTATGGCATGCATATCGACGATCCAAGGATGAAACCCCTCCTGCAAAGATGCGGTGAATTGGGAATACCCATCAATATTCATATTGCCGAACCTTACTGGATGTACCTCCCGGCTGATTCAACCAATGATGGATTAATGAACGCCTGGACCTGGAAAATAGACCTTACCAAAGAGGGTATCCTCGATCATGGTGAAATGATCACGACACTGGAGAATGCTGTCAGGGATAATCCCAAAACGACATTCATCGCATGTCATTTTGCCAACTGCTGCTATAACCTTGAAATCCTTGGGAGATTGCTTGATCAATACCCAAATCTTTTTGCAGATATCTCTGCCCGTTATGCTGAAACTGCGACCATCCCCCGATATATGGCTGCTTTTTATGACAAATACCAGGATCGCCTGCTTTATGGAACCGATATGGGTTTTGAAGATGCGATGTATGAAACTACCTTCAGGGTCCTGCAAACCCCGGATGAACATTTTTACAGGACGGAGCAATTCAACTATCATTGGGCCCTTAACGGGTTTGACCTGGATGACGAAATCCTGCAGAAATTATATAAAACAAATGCCGTTATAGTCATGAAACAAGCGGCTAAGAAATAATTAAAGGAAAAATGAAAAGATGAAAAAGACAGCTATTTTATTTTTTACTATCATTTCGGCAATCGCGCTTTTATTCCCGGGTTGCAAACCGAAAGAAATAAAGATTGTTTCCGGGAATCTTGAAATAACCATCGACAATAAGATGAAAAGCGCTGTCAACAGCACCTTTCCCGGAGCCGAACCTTTCATGGATCAGCCTCAGCCTTCGGAATATCTTGTGACAAAGCATTTAACGATGTTAGATTTTGCATTGACCTCCTTTAAAGAAGAGGAAAATTCAGACAGTATCGGAAAGGGGAAAAAGTTCATTGTAACCGGAACGTTTGAAAAAGATGACTATTCACTGGAAAAACAGGTTATTATAAGGATTTATAATGGATTTCCAGGTATGGCTGTTTATAACGTCCGGTACCGGAATACCGGAAACAGGGAAATACAGGTAAGGCAATGGATTAATAACCATTATGAGATATTATCACCCAACGACCAGCCGCGTTTCTGGTCATTCCAGGGAGGGACCACTAATGAGAGAAAAGACTGGGTCTTACCCATTGATAAAGGTTTTTACCAGCGGAATTACCTCGGCATGACCAGCTCGGATTATGGCGGTGGCATACCTGTAACGGATATCTGGCGAAAAGACGCCGGTATCGCAATTGGCCATACTGAATTAGTTCCCAGGGAACTCTCCTTACCCGCAGATATGGATAAATACTCGGAATCCATTGAGATCGGCGTGGAATATGAATATCCTGGTGGATTAACCCTGGCAGAAAATGATATTCTGACAACAGATGAGACCTTCGTCATGGTTCATCAGAAAGACTATTTTTCATCCCTCCAGCTTTTCACCAGGTTCATGAAGGCAAAAGGAATCCGGTTTGCAGAAACTGAAGAAGACGCGTACGGGTCGATGTGGTGTGCCTGGGGGTATGAAAGAAATTTTACCCTTGATGAGATAATCGGTACTTTGTCGAAAGTTAAAGAATTGGGGATCAGATGGGTAGGTATTGATGATGGTTTTCAGATTGCAGAAGGGGACTGGAACCTTGACCCAAAAAAGTTTCCGAATGGAGACATTGACATGAGGCGACTGGTGGATCAGATCCATGCCCAGGGCCTGAAAGCCATGATCTGGTGGTCGCCGCTTGCTGCCGATCCGGGAAGCCGCATCCTCCGGGAAGATCCTGATGTATTGCTTTATAATGAAGACTGGTCACCGCGTTACATTACCTGGTGGGATGCCTGGCTGATGTCACCGGCGTATGAAGGGACCAGGAAACATACCCGTGAGGTATTAGACATGTTCCTGAAAACCTGGGATTTCGATGGCATCAAGATCGATGGGCAGCATGTCAATGCCGTCCCTGCCGACTATCAACCGGATCATGGACTGGAAAACCCGGAGCAGTGTATTGAAAAACTTCCGGAATTCTTCAGCATGGTACTTCATCATGCCCGTGAAATTAAGCCAAATGCTGTCATTGAGATTTGTCCATGCGGATGTTGCATGTCGTTCCACCTGATGCCATACCTGAACCAGGCAGTTTCTTCCGATCCGAAAAGCAGCTGGCAGGTCAGGCTAAAAGGCAAGACTTACAAGGCGATAATCGGCCAGACCGCTTATTACGGTGACCACGTTGAATTGATGGATAACGCGAATGATTTTGCAACGCAGATGGGGATTGGGGCCGTGATGGGCACAAAATTTACCTGGCCTGAGGATAATCCGAAAGCGAGCGCCAGCTATCTGCTTACAGCAGAAAAAGAAGAGATATGGAAGAAATGGTTTGGCTTGTATAATCAGAAAATGCTACCGACGGGAAATTATCTTGGCGGGCTTTATGATATTGGATATGATAAGCCGGAAGGTCACGTGATCCAAAAAGGCGATACGATTTTCTATGCTTTCTATAGTCCGGATTGGAATGGGAGCATTGAACTGAGGGGACTGGATGCGGGCGGGCAGTACAGGGTGATTGACTACGTCAATTCTATCGATCTTGGCATGGTTAAAGGGAGTAAACCAATTATAGATATTGGCTTTAAGCAATATTTATTATTGGAGGTTTATCCCGAATAATTTTAATTTTGAAGTATGTATCTCAGTCACCTGGAAATAGATAATTTTCTTGGAATCAGGTCGGCCCGGATCGATTTCAATGAAACCACCGTATTGATCGGGGAGAATGATTCAGGAAAATCTGCCCTCCTTGAAGCCATTGATAAGGTGCTGGCTGTCAATAAGGAAGGAGGCAAGCTCCGGTTCTATCCACATGAGTTTCATGTGGAAATGAGAGGCGGCACGTATGCTCCTACGGGCACCCTGCGCATTGCCCTCACTTTCAGGGAACGCCGGCCGGATGAGTGGTCTCTTCTCCAGGGCAATGAAATGGGCGTTCTTATCCGGGATGACAAAAACGTCATCCAGGAGCTGACTGTTGAAGTCACAGCCCAGCCCGGTGAAAAAGCTTCTTTTCCGGAATGGGGTATCCGTATTCCGGGCACGGACACTTCAGGAATGAAGAATGATCAGACTATTCTCGACTGGATCCGGAGGATGAACCCGGTATTTCGCATCAGGAGCGGAATCCTGACAAGTATCCCTGAACAAAAAGCGCATGATACATCAACGACAGGTAGCGAACCTGAAAAAAAAGAGGAGTTTATCAACCGGATCAGCAAGCACTTTGAAAACCTTTTACAAGGCACTGCCCCGGATGTCCATGCTGAACTTCGGGCCGGTTACCGCACTGCAATGAATTACCTCGAAGAAGCCTCCAGCCTTTTCCTGCCGGAAGGTTATTACGCACAAAGTATCATTGGCGATATTCTGGGAAAGCGTAGCTCTTCAGAGGGATTAATCGGAAGGGGTATTCATTATCACCACGGGTCAGCAGCTGAAATGATCGGATTGCTACTGTTCACAAATGCCATGCTGCAATCAGGCACTTTGCTTGCTGATCCTGCCTCAGAACCTATTTTCATCTTTGAAGATCCGGAAGCCAATCTCCATCCCATGACCCTTGAATCAGTCAGGTTGATGATCGAACGCCTCAAATGGCAAAAGATCATCACCACGCAATCAGGAGATTTCCTTTCAGGCTACTCCCTGCAGGATATCAGGCGCATTACGAGGCAGGCCGGTCATGTAAGGCAATGGAAGATTTCGCCCGGCAGCCTGGGTAACGAAGACTTGCGCCGGCTGAGCTATCACATCCGGATGCGGCGGGGTACGGCTACTTTCGCCCGTTGCTGGCTCCTGGTAGAAGGCGAATCGGAAGTGTGGCTCCTCCCCCATGTAGCACGCTTGTGCGGCTTCGAACTGGCGATGGAAGGCGTGGTGTGCATTGAATTTGCCCAGTGTGGTATCTCACCGCTTATTAAAGCGGCCAGGCAACTCGGGATAGAGTGGCACCTCCTGGCAGATGGCGACGCGGCAGGCAAAGCATATATCGATACGGCAAAACACTTTGCAAACCAGTCGAATGAGGATTATGCTAACAGCTTTACCGGGCTCAGGGATAAGGATATCGAGCATCATTTGTTTTTTAACGGTTACGCTGCCGTTTACCAGGAATACTCCGGTATTCCCATTAATTATGGGCAAAATATGCAGCCGCGCCGAATTATCGGGCGCGCCATCCACCGTAATTCAAAACCTTTCATGGCGATTGCCATCGTAGAAGCCATGGCACAGCCAGATTCCCCGGGGGTACCCCCTGTTCTCAGAAAATTAGTTGAAACCTGCGTTCGCCTGGCACAGGGAAGATCTTAATAATTGCCATTTCATTTTATTCCTTGGTTGCTGTCATTTTGTTTGTTATTTTTGAAACGCGTAAAGTTCTAACGAAGGAACCGGGTTATCAATAATCTATGCTCACTGGCACAGCTAAAAGAACAATTCCATACCTCTTTCTGATATTGTTTTCCACTTTAGGATCCCGGGCTCAGGTCCTGAAGGCTGGAAAACTTATACCGGAGGTTCATTGCATGAATGACAGCAATCATCATTATGCCCTGTACCTCCCCAGCTACTTTTATGAATCCGATGTGGAAGAATGGCCTGTGATCTATGCTTTTGATGCAGCTGCCCGTGGGTCGCTTCCAGTGGAACTGTTCCGTGAGGCATCTGAAAAATACGGATATATCATTGCCGGAAGCAATGTATCCGAAAACGGCCCCTGGGAACCAATCCTGAAGGCCGCCGAGACCATGTTCAAGGATACAGAAGCACGTTTCAAAATCGACCCTAAACGCAGGTATACGACCGGGTTTTCAGGTGGTGCCCGTGTAGCAACTTCACTCGCGGTGCTATATGGCACATTTGAGGGTGTCATCGGCTGTGGGGCAGGTTTCTCAAACAATTATCCACCTCATTTTGACCTGGATTTCAGCTATATCGGCCTTATCGGGAACCGGGACTTCAATTACCAGGAGATGCAAAACCTTGATAACCGGCTTAATAAATATAATATTAGCCATTATATCTATGAATTTCCGGGAGAGCATGACTGGCCATCCGCCCAGGTCATTACTGATGCCGTTACCTGGTTGGAATTCAGGGCTATGGAGAATGAATTGAAATGGACTGATTATGGTTTGAGAGAAGATTTTTATGAAGCAAACCATCAATTGATCCTGGATTTTATCGGGGAAGGAAGAGAATATGATGCTTCCAAGCAGTGTGAAAAACTTATCTCTTACCTTCATGGGGTCAGGAATATCAGTGAAATAGAAAAAATATTCGAAAATTTGAATAAAACCGATGCCATTCTAAAAGAAAAGAAAAACCTGGCTAAGATTTTGGAAGAAGAACGGGATTATTACCTGCAATATTCAGATGCTTTTGTTTGCTATCGTATAAATTATGAAGATAGTATGACACCTGTTAAGCCAAATTCATGGTGGAAGGAACAGCTTAAGATTGCCAATAGCAAGATTACAAAAGGTGATAACCCTACAGATACTTTACTTGGACGCAGGATGATTGATTTTATCTGGAGGACAGCCCATATGCAATATGAAAGCGTCCAGGGTACAGAATATCAACCTACTTCAAGATATTTCCTGGAGATCTGGGCTATGGCTCAGCCTGATGCAATAAGCCCATACTATTTTCTTGCTAAATTTTATACCAAGCAAGGCAGGTATGACAAAGCCCTGAAATCATTGGAGGCTGCCATCGACAGAGGGCTTTCCGATATCAACCTCATTGAAAATGACAGCATCCTTGTTAATCTTATCATGATTCCTGAATACCAGCAGGTTGTAGCTAAGATGGTGACTAATTGAATTGGCGGTTCAGGATTCAAGCCTACTGATCCTCCCCTTCCATTGACTTCTCCAGTTCCCTGGCCTCGCCCAGGAATTCCTCAACATCCATTTCACGGAAGAAAACAAGTCCATGGGCGGCCCGGATCCTGGGATGAGGGTTTTCATAGAAATAATCCTTTCCTAAAAGTAACTGTATAGATTTTAGCTGTTCGACCCATATCTTTCTGGACAGCTTGCTGAACGGCCCATCCATTTCATAGCTTGGAAAGGAAGCATCGACCTGGCTGAGGTAGCAGTTATGGAATGAACCCTCCAGCATGGAAAGTGAATTAAGCGAGCAAGGTACAAAAACATCTGCTTCAGCCGGGTGAAAGCGATACCATACATTACGGTAGCCCCATATTCTGAGTTTTTCAAGATCAGTTTCTGAAGACCACTTCCTGATTGCTTCGGCAATGGTCTGAAGCACTTTGTAATGAGTGTCAGGGCCACTGCCTTCCGGGTCCAGCGCGAGGCTGATGACAGTCGGTTTGATATCACGCATCATTTTCAATACCGGTTCCACATCGCGCGCTTTTTCCGGTGCCTGGGTGAAGATATCACCGGTATAAAAGCCCAGTCGTAAATGATGGATATTTTTTACCTGGACCCCATAATGAGCCCAAACCAGTTCCTCCTCAAATTCGCGGATCATCCCTTTGAGCTTTTGAATGTCCGGGGGATTTTTCTCCCCATCGTAACTATGATCAATATAATGGATCATCGAATCAAGCCTGACCAGCAGGTCCTGAATATCTTTAACCCCGTAAATCTCCACAAAGGCTCTGACGATACGATGACTGAGCCCTCGTTGTTTTTCAAAAGCATTACCGGACGCAACATTGTCAAGGTAATGATACACATCTTTATCCCATTTGAACCTATATCCTTTTTCAAAAAAGTCAGGATATTGAATCATCCGGATAAGGTCGTCATTAATCAACTGACGGGTATGATCAAGGGACGATCTGACAAATTTATTGGTGACCGCAGTAAAACCCGAAGTCATTATGGCAAAATGGAGTTTGTTGGTATGTGACCTGACCTGGTGGGCTATATGAGGAAGGATGCCCAGCATGATATCGTCATGATGCGGCCCGGTGTGGAGAAACACCTGGTCGAGCTCGGGTTCGAGCCCTTTTTGTAATTTGTGTTTTATGGCATCTTCAACCATTGGCACAATGCTTTCCGGAGCGCCGGGGATCATAGATGCAAAAATATCCGATCCGATATCATCAGTTGTCAGGTGATGACCGTATTTATCAAGTTTTTTAGTCAGGTCAATGATGGAACGTTCAGTTTTCTCATCCGTCCACGCTCCTTTATTATAATATCTCAACTGGCTGTCTTTCAGCCTGGAAGCAGCGCCAATGGTCAGGAAAAAGCGGCTGTTGGGAAGCTTTTGAAAGGCTGTGGCCGGATAAGTATTTCCGGGAGGGTTTTCCAGGGCCTGCCTGACAACTTCCGCCTTTGCTTCGCCTGCAGCAATGATAATAGCAACAGCATCAGGATTATGGGTTATGGTATCCAGGCCGATTGTGATCACCATCCTGTTCCTGGAGATTTCGATCCCTCCCAGGTCTGTCGCTGCTACGGCCTGGGTCTCAAAATTTGTGGAAGTGAGCCTTGTTGTGCTGTAATGATCGGAACCCTTGATATTGAACGCAATATGCCCGTCAGGACCGATTCCTCCTAAAAAAAATCCAATACCACCTTTATCCTGTATTTTTTTTTCGTAGCCTGTGCACCACTCATCAATCAGGAAAATAGAATCCTGTTGCAGACGGTCGAGTTCATTTTTACATTCCCGGTAACGCAAAGAGAGGTCAACTTTATTGCCCGGAAACACTTCCCGGTAACTTTTCCCACCTGCCAGACGGATCTCATCACAATTTACCAGCAATGCCCTTTTTGCATCCAGACCAAATCCGTCTATATAAAAGTTTTGAATATAATAGTAAAAACTATTGTGTTGTTCAGGCGATATCGGGTAGAATTCATCGATCTGGACAAACTGCAGGCCTTTCAGGTCAGGTTTTTTGGCCAGGAAAAGCCCATGTTCTTCACGGAGTTTTCTTTCAGAAGGATCATGCCAATGTCGAAGGAAATGCATGGTCCATTTGATAAAATACTCCGGGGTCTTACCGGTAGGAAGACTGATCACGCCTTCAGGATTTTGAGAAACCCATTCCAGGAATCGAAGGGAAGTCAGCATTCCAAGCCTGGGAAAATTATCGACCAGAATATATGGAAGAAAGGTAGTGATTTCGTAGCGGCCGGCTTTTTCGTAGAAGGATGATTCTACGGATGATGAAAATTTTTGCATCGGTTATTTATAGGTTCATGCAAAGTTCGTGAAAGTATTTGAAAGAAGAAAACAGAAGTCAGAAGACAGAATGCAGAAGATTTTGTTGAAAATTTTGATTCTTAGTCATCAATTAACCACAGTAGGCACATTAGAACACATAGAAAGCCACAATAGACCTAAGTGTTTTTCTAATGTGTCCTAATGTGTCTAATGTGGTAAAAAGGCGTAACGCAGATACTCCTGTCAACTGCCGACTCGATAAAAAATATTCCTATCTTTGCCGCCAGCCACGGTCTCGTAGCTCAGTGGATAGAGCAACAGCCTTCTAAGCTGTGGGTCGCGCGTTCGAATCGCGCCGAGATCACTAGGAAGTTGGCAGTTGACAGTTGGCAGTTGTCAGGATCACAAACCAGTGGTTAATTACCGGAAAGGGCTGGCCGGTGGCTGTGAGCCGTCTATAAAGCCAATAACTGAAAACCTGCCTTATAATATTTAAGATTTTATGGCAAAAACACATAAATGTGCTGTTAGTGGCAAAGAATATCCCCTTGATGCACTTCGCCAGGGTCCAATTATCCATTTATCCTTCTTAATCTGATACTCTCCTGCCTGGCTGCAATCCAGGCTCCGATTATCATGATGAGCCAGAACCGGAAAGAAGCCCGTGAC
Encoded here:
- a CDS encoding SIS domain-containing protein, with the translated sequence MEHLGIDESVLIGRGAINTAREIEGQPVLWKKTWQKIANESGDISSFLGETLPQVQRIILTGAGTSAFIGLSLKGKFQKAFGKITEVIPTTDLVSNPEDFLIRDVPTLMVSFARSGNSPESVAAVMLADQHVSKCHHLFITCDPSGKLARHATRLKNHLILMPEEANDKSLAMTGSYSSMLLTGILIAEIDLIRENEQIVNTLSEISRLFITSKLEIIRKIAEADFDRAIFLGSGPLYGVATESHLKLQELTDGKVICKHESFLGFRHGPKAVTNNKALIIYLLSNNSYVRKYEIDLIQSMAKGQQALMEAGVSETRFNELPLDHFLYFSEDEVKLTDEYFCMASILPAQLIGFFKSWNLGLSPDAPSTSGAISRVVEGVKIYGI
- a CDS encoding class II D-tagatose-bisphosphate aldolase, non-catalytic subunit, whose product is MSAGEIHGEVPLMEQILLRIKDLEKETGIKRTILAACPNSRAVIKAALRSAKRCNAPVKFSATLNQVDLDGGYTGFTQQEFVNFIRQEALVINLTGPVIIAIDHGGPWLKDSQRQGRWPYDAAMAAIKESFEAAIDAGYHLIHVDPTIDINLHDNEIISIEVVAQRTVELIAHAENYRRRRHLPRISYEVGTEEVHGGLANMKTFTRFLRLLKEGLYEKAFNDTWPCFIVGKVGTDLHTTLFDHEVAWTLAKIAADYNSYIKGHYTDNVENPEDYPESGMGAANVGPEFTEREYDGLMELEALEENLIRQDKIKDAGQIKKTLREAVIASGRWKKWLQAGENQEDFNSLDPGRQEWLIKTGCRYIWENPEVVSAREKLYLNLKKSGIDGEEIVLSHIEHAMEKYFFKFNLFDLNKYL
- a CDS encoding carbohydrate kinase family protein — its product is MNLLQESACEFNVLVAGELNIDLIFNNIEMFPETGKEVLAGQMVLTLGSSSAIFASNLSSMGSKVAFAGMIGRDIFGELVLKSLEEKRVNTRFLLKCSELNTGATVVINQEEDRAMLTYPGAMNDLSADDISDEMLASAGHLHVSSIFLQPGLRKGIIGLMQRAKRSGLTTSLDTQWDPEEKWGLPLEELLPLVDVFLPNMQEFLNLSRSAALTEGIEKMASRLNILVVKDGSNGAYLWHKGHLVNRPAFLNPDVADCIGAGDSFDAGFIHCFIHGDPLEDCLRYATLMGAINTTKPGGTTAFTDKQAIRQIARDRFNMEI
- a CDS encoding class II fructose-bisphosphate aldolase, which produces MKLQDKLQSLSQERKAILAVNFYNFETLSGILRAAAKVNQPIILQVSESTIRYLGLKIANSLARTALADYGVTGWLHLDHGSSPEIARKCLEAGFDSVMIDASEKPFNENVRITRQVVEMSSQFDASVEAELGYVAKLGQSQGDSKYTQPSEASRFVELTGVNALAVAIGTAHGFYKSAPELQIALLKQIRQATPAALVLHGSSGIPDEMLREAIHAGISKVNLATESKNIFMKTLKNELRQTDEIDLRKVFPVAIEAVTNLIGQKIKVVY
- a CDS encoding amidohydrolase gives rise to the protein MKFTYFPTLLVCFITLAGSAQNPDTLRLKNFRPVSIYNIPITKVDQARFPVIDMHSHDYAKTDQDIQTWINNMDKFGIEKTIILSCQTGPAFDSVLAKYAAYGDRFEVWCGFDYTGYNSSDWPVNALKELERCHKLGAKGIGELGDKGLGLVYSKPTPAYGMHIDDPRMKPLLQRCGELGIPINIHIAEPYWMYLPADSTNDGLMNAWTWKIDLTKEGILDHGEMITTLENAVRDNPKTTFIACHFANCCYNLEILGRLLDQYPNLFADISARYAETATIPRYMAAFYDKYQDRLLYGTDMGFEDAMYETTFRVLQTPDEHFYRTEQFNYHWALNGFDLDDEILQKLYKTNAVIVMKQAAKK
- a CDS encoding alpha-galactosidase; this encodes MKKTAILFFTIISAIALLFPGCKPKEIKIVSGNLEITIDNKMKSAVNSTFPGAEPFMDQPQPSEYLVTKHLTMLDFALTSFKEEENSDSIGKGKKFIVTGTFEKDDYSLEKQVIIRIYNGFPGMAVYNVRYRNTGNREIQVRQWINNHYEILSPNDQPRFWSFQGGTTNERKDWVLPIDKGFYQRNYLGMTSSDYGGGIPVTDIWRKDAGIAIGHTELVPRELSLPADMDKYSESIEIGVEYEYPGGLTLAENDILTTDETFVMVHQKDYFSSLQLFTRFMKAKGIRFAETEEDAYGSMWCAWGYERNFTLDEIIGTLSKVKELGIRWVGIDDGFQIAEGDWNLDPKKFPNGDIDMRRLVDQIHAQGLKAMIWWSPLAADPGSRILREDPDVLLYNEDWSPRYITWWDAWLMSPAYEGTRKHTREVLDMFLKTWDFDGIKIDGQHVNAVPADYQPDHGLENPEQCIEKLPEFFSMVLHHAREIKPNAVIEICPCGCCMSFHLMPYLNQAVSSDPKSSWQVRLKGKTYKAIIGQTAYYGDHVELMDNANDFATQMGIGAVMGTKFTWPEDNPKASASYLLTAEKEEIWKKWFGLYNQKMLPTGNYLGGLYDIGYDKPEGHVIQKGDTIFYAFYSPDWNGSIELRGLDAGGQYRVIDYVNSIDLGMVKGSKPIIDIGFKQYLLLEVYPE